In Cotesia glomerata isolate CgM1 linkage group LG3, MPM_Cglom_v2.3, whole genome shotgun sequence, one genomic interval encodes:
- the LOC123260954 gene encoding insulin-like growth factor 2 mRNA-binding protein 2 isoform X3: protein MSLDKFSEGSILQKEMERLEIEDKNGETTSSGSGAKILISNLPAHARFEDVELLFLTYGQVQNVEKVPSRDANTQTLLLSYETQELAQQAVNELNGYEYDGNSIKVEMSSAESRRRARNQRGGVAFSGLPGSGRQTDFPLRILVQSDMVGAIIGRQGSTIRQITQMTRARVDVHRKDNVGSLEKAITIYGNPENCTNACKKILEVMQQEANNTNKGEITLKILAHNNLIGRIIGKGGNTIKRIMMDTDTKITVSSINDINSFNLERIITVKGTIDNMSKAESMISSKLRQSYENDLQAMAPQSMMFPGLHPMAMMSTAGMGYSSRGPGLYGSGPAPYPYQGSLPPQQGVPASDAQETTFLYIPNNSVGAIIGTKGSHIRNIIRFSGASVKIAPLEQEKPADQQTERKVTIVGSPESQWKAQYLIFEKMREEGFVAGTEDVRLTIEILVPSAQVGRIIGKGGQNVRELQRVTGSVIKLSEQQAVPAAVDEETTVHIIGPFFSVQSAQRRIRAMVLQSGAPGSGPTGTGIRAGRGSSQESGARSRRDGSATSQQGSSASQQQQQPTQQQQSQQQSQTSSPQSSSPSNQQQQPQQNQ from the exons taGTGGCTCTGGGGCTAAAATTCTAATCAGCAATCTGCCAGCTCACGCTAGATTTGAAGACGTCGAGCTCCTGTTCTTGACATACGGACAGGTGCAAAACGTCGAAAAAGTACCATCTCGTGATGCAAATACACAAACTTTACTTCTTAGCTATGAAACTCAAGAGTTAGCACAGCA gGCTGTGAACGAGTTGAATGGCTATGAGTACGACGGAAATTCAATAAAAGTGGAAATGTCGAGTGCGGAAAGCCGACGAAGAGCACGTAACCAGCGTGGTGGCGTAGCCTTTTCTGGTTTACCGGGTTCTGGCCGTCAGACAGACTTTCCACTTCGTATTTTGGTACAGTCTGATATGGTTGGTGCTATAATCGGACGTCAAGGTTCTACCATACGTCAAATTACACAAATGACACGTGCTAGAGTTGACGTTCATCGCAAAGACAACGTTGGTTCTTTGGAGAAAGCAATTACTATTTATGGGAATCCTGAAAATTGTACAAAtgcttgtaaaaaaatattggagGTCATGCAACAGGAAGCTAATAACACCAACAAAGG aGAAATCACACTTAAAATCCTTGCACACAATAATTTGATTGGTCGTATTATTGGCAAAGGGGGTAATacaataaaaagaataatgaTGGATACTGATACAAAGATTACTGTCAGTAGCATAAATGACATCAACAGTTTTAACTTGGAACGTATTATTACGGTCAAGGGCACTATCGACAACATGAGCAAAGCTGAGTCGATGATCTCCAGCAAACTTCGTCAAAGCTATGAAAATGATCTTCAAGCTATGGCT CCCCAGAGCATGATGTTCCCCGGTCTTCATCCGATGGCGATGATGTCCACAGCTGGTATGGGTTATAGTTCACGCGGACCAGGGCTTTATGGTTCTGGACCAGCGCCATATCCTTATCAAGGAAGTTTACCCCCTCAACAAGGAGTACCAGCAAGTGATGCTCAAGAAACAACGTTTTTGTATATTCCCAACAATAGTGTGGGTGCAATTATTGGTACAAAAGGCTCACACATCAGGAATATAATCAGATTTTCTGGTGCAAGTGTTAAAATTGCTCCTTTAGAACAGGAAAAACCTGCTGATCAACAAACCGAACGAAAAGTAACTATTGTCGGTTCACCAGAGTCTCAGTGGaaa gCTCAGTATTTGATCTTCGAAAAAATGCGTGAAGAAGGTTTTGTAGCAGGAACTGAGGATGTGAGATtgacaattgaaattttggtacCCAGTGCTCAAGTTGGTCGCATTATTGGTAAAGGCGGTCAAAATGTAAGAGAACTTCAACGAGTTACTGGAAGTGTTATTAAGCTTTCAGAACAACAAGCAGTACCAGCAGCGGTTGATGAAGAAACTACTGTTCACATTATTGGGCCATTCTTCTCAGTTCAg tcggCCCAGCGAAGGATCAGAGCAATGGTCCTCCAATCAGGTGCCCCAGGAAGCGGACCAACTGGAACTGGAATACGCGCTGGTCGTGGAAGCAGCCAAGAAAGTGGTGCTCGTAGTCGGCGAGATGGAAGCGCGACATCTCAACAAGGAAGCTCGGCATctcagcaacagcaacagccTACGCAACAACAGCAGTCTCAACAACAATCGCAGACATCCTCGCCACAAAGTTCTTCACCATCAAATCAACAACAACAGCCACAACAAAATCAGTAA
- the LOC123260954 gene encoding insulin-like growth factor 2 mRNA-binding protein 2 isoform X2, with protein MIYYYVESYQQYYRWPGYTYLGSALVVEPSVASGSKKRSGSGAKILISNLPAHARFEDVELLFLTYGQVQNVEKVPSRDANTQTLLLSYETQELAQQAVNELNGYEYDGNSIKVEMSSAESRRRARNQRGGVAFSGLPGSGRQTDFPLRILVQSDMVGAIIGRQGSTIRQITQMTRARVDVHRKDNVGSLEKAITIYGNPENCTNACKKILEVMQQEANNTNKGEITLKILAHNNLIGRIIGKGGNTIKRIMMDTDTKITVSSINDINSFNLERIITVKGTIDNMSKAESMISSKLRQSYENDLQAMAPQSMMFPGLHPMAMMSTAGMGYSSRGPGLYGSGPAPYPYQGSLPPQQGVPASDAQETTFLYIPNNSVGAIIGTKGSHIRNIIRFSGASVKIAPLEQEKPADQQTERKVTIVGSPESQWKAQYLIFEKMREEGFVAGTEDVRLTIEILVPSAQVGRIIGKGGQNVRELQRVTGSVIKLSEQQAVPAAVDEETTVHIIGPFFSVQSAQRRIRAMVLQSGAPGSGPTGTGIRAGRGSSQESGARSRRDGSATSQQGSSASQQQQQPTQQQQSQQQSQTSSPQSSSPSNQQQQPQQNQ; from the exons taGTGGCTCTGGGGCTAAAATTCTAATCAGCAATCTGCCAGCTCACGCTAGATTTGAAGACGTCGAGCTCCTGTTCTTGACATACGGACAGGTGCAAAACGTCGAAAAAGTACCATCTCGTGATGCAAATACACAAACTTTACTTCTTAGCTATGAAACTCAAGAGTTAGCACAGCA gGCTGTGAACGAGTTGAATGGCTATGAGTACGACGGAAATTCAATAAAAGTGGAAATGTCGAGTGCGGAAAGCCGACGAAGAGCACGTAACCAGCGTGGTGGCGTAGCCTTTTCTGGTTTACCGGGTTCTGGCCGTCAGACAGACTTTCCACTTCGTATTTTGGTACAGTCTGATATGGTTGGTGCTATAATCGGACGTCAAGGTTCTACCATACGTCAAATTACACAAATGACACGTGCTAGAGTTGACGTTCATCGCAAAGACAACGTTGGTTCTTTGGAGAAAGCAATTACTATTTATGGGAATCCTGAAAATTGTACAAAtgcttgtaaaaaaatattggagGTCATGCAACAGGAAGCTAATAACACCAACAAAGG aGAAATCACACTTAAAATCCTTGCACACAATAATTTGATTGGTCGTATTATTGGCAAAGGGGGTAATacaataaaaagaataatgaTGGATACTGATACAAAGATTACTGTCAGTAGCATAAATGACATCAACAGTTTTAACTTGGAACGTATTATTACGGTCAAGGGCACTATCGACAACATGAGCAAAGCTGAGTCGATGATCTCCAGCAAACTTCGTCAAAGCTATGAAAATGATCTTCAAGCTATGGCT CCCCAGAGCATGATGTTCCCCGGTCTTCATCCGATGGCGATGATGTCCACAGCTGGTATGGGTTATAGTTCACGCGGACCAGGGCTTTATGGTTCTGGACCAGCGCCATATCCTTATCAAGGAAGTTTACCCCCTCAACAAGGAGTACCAGCAAGTGATGCTCAAGAAACAACGTTTTTGTATATTCCCAACAATAGTGTGGGTGCAATTATTGGTACAAAAGGCTCACACATCAGGAATATAATCAGATTTTCTGGTGCAAGTGTTAAAATTGCTCCTTTAGAACAGGAAAAACCTGCTGATCAACAAACCGAACGAAAAGTAACTATTGTCGGTTCACCAGAGTCTCAGTGGaaa gCTCAGTATTTGATCTTCGAAAAAATGCGTGAAGAAGGTTTTGTAGCAGGAACTGAGGATGTGAGATtgacaattgaaattttggtacCCAGTGCTCAAGTTGGTCGCATTATTGGTAAAGGCGGTCAAAATGTAAGAGAACTTCAACGAGTTACTGGAAGTGTTATTAAGCTTTCAGAACAACAAGCAGTACCAGCAGCGGTTGATGAAGAAACTACTGTTCACATTATTGGGCCATTCTTCTCAGTTCAg tcggCCCAGCGAAGGATCAGAGCAATGGTCCTCCAATCAGGTGCCCCAGGAAGCGGACCAACTGGAACTGGAATACGCGCTGGTCGTGGAAGCAGCCAAGAAAGTGGTGCTCGTAGTCGGCGAGATGGAAGCGCGACATCTCAACAAGGAAGCTCGGCATctcagcaacagcaacagccTACGCAACAACAGCAGTCTCAACAACAATCGCAGACATCCTCGCCACAAAGTTCTTCACCATCAAATCAACAACAACAGCCACAACAAAATCAGTAA